A window of the Microplitis mediator isolate UGA2020A chromosome 5, iyMicMedi2.1, whole genome shotgun sequence genome harbors these coding sequences:
- the LOC130668928 gene encoding uncharacterized protein LOC130668928 isoform X1 encodes MLRKISNKCNIIYLFLLLVIFFIGVSNGGGNNDDDINRNKETVKSRNCGGYFTSLRGIISTPNFPRAFSVPIKCHWVIDATEIQLASSNIDNITIAVYLTQLYVYKGLRITEYAYYESPESTNFGATVLKDVTESNVFEDNLLKTNRPFVVIEFELERLEGNHVRVLHNLLDVYGFNLTYEITTPEAININSCSVKNCSFAGNCIIDSSYSKFKCHCFNEFSGKDCSYGPLCISQNNKDINHRSSICYNGGTCSHIGAEYIKCHCRPGYTGDYCEIPIIPNDNQQMTAIINSNEECQEGTPRCIFQCLYIEKNQENNRPCNNCKRQQQSTSAIYSNRARYEFRIKLANTSSLIRSTSVLSQTISTLESLLKKQLTKYLKNNADITIIEDLKVQSVTPSGEVLFMFFGISTEGDKIRDALNRLVQRRRLNDFVLESTHLTFKQKPSLQIKSLEIINNPKNTNKVRLGDELYLKCVVQGSSEINFLWYKDDILVNVSKSIRAIEIQQEINDETYTFTLVIPKATLLDAGYYTCQAIDSGLEQCKSIYINVKDGPPHVKILPMSATIDKGNSIQLMCITSPNKESLDIGFGWTKNRALLKLEPGHQVWEDLYPAGSILKIMNAQKSAIYTCNVAHRSMSVRVDVINRTLVPICRKESTWGMRWPDTGPGSTALLECPRQFTGDKVSRICAMKDATTPMWQIPDFSECLYQPLIYPYTKFRSLTLGYQNTTTHDTIIGIWEILSSRELSLYPGEADGIIDILAEIEQYAVNKKQINSGHDSAKVFMQIINRILADENSILRRQLLMQQLVQRTVEYWGKNTTQQQHLALPSLIIDIQPFYVVTVFSSLITETKFLLQIPTDDFTYPYWYNDKVEIRLIKQGRRRGEESKLFTNGTSLLNGAIILYKNITSFLPTAYVKELEDGTDLEYHFNSRVITVAIVEQESLNKKQKIDLSTSKMEIVLTMGHLHQNQSLLKRWNVSCGVEDLSTGSWDFESCITLIAGNNQGGTQCICSRPGTFAVFLTTHAIKVVDAKSKPSTFIVLLGCSSCLLQCTMSSVILGIILWKRPTWLNFLKLQTSSALIGAMSIFVYATCNIVPEIDYARTAVTLEAFLLIGMAAPISQALIVYADITYSRRRRLSRHFQPTVIGVITGLPILCILTTELTHNTSTGRRHESWWLIFGGGVYSIFVSCVATMLLIFMLLYTGVLHRAHAFTENVENLSGDGGIVVVKNKFLQQRVRIINHAAIIICNLILVEVASMFYINYTSEFYHYLFASVSAYFGFGILILNIGSPEIELIAPIFQQIIGRKNVEKDMTTTTTMITFSDPAKVNSKIPVESAESIPPASSSSATASVFRLPPSSYIRTRGVVATATAGSNKQISSEINNKQFLNNSSLPPCSSNRRDIFLPEIRINYSDNINLETYSTSPRKYQESITNTFNNNNISSSMPSPSPPPPPEFYHTLDKNTTTFNCDQLGTAGGSIDRRRSNAQQVDYSSECIPKVLCNADIESRINVTMIMPDVTLAAATSTSSSVDNVVEEKCLDDYTINVIPDIASTSEQQQQQQQHKCIRSNSIKEEENPEITITDCDNTTSNTITGAGMLDRISHDLDYLLNR; translated from the exons atgttgAGAAAGATATctaataaatgtaatattatttatttatttttattattagttattttttttattggtgtAAGTAATGGTGGAGGTAACAATGATGATGatataaatcgaaataaaGAGACTGTAAAATCACGAAACTGTGGTGGTTACTTTACGTCTTTACGAGGAATAATTAGTACACCAAATTTTCCCAGAGCATTTAGTGTTCCAATAAAGTGTCATTGGGTGATTGATGCCACAGAAATACAATTGGCTAGCAGTAACATTGATAACATTACTATTGCTGTTTATCTAACTCAACTGTATGTATACAAAGGTCTCAGGATCACAGAGTATGCATACTATGAGTCCCCGGAGAGTACTAATTTTGGAGCAACAGTCTTAAAGGATGTCACTGAAAGTAATGTTTTTGaggataatttattgaaaacaaaCAGACCGTTTGTTGTTATTGAATTTGAGCTTGAAAGACTCGAGGGTAATCATGTTCGGGTTCTTCATAATTTGTTGGATGTATATGGATTTAATCTAACGTATGAAATAACTACTCCAGaagcaataaatataaattcatgttCTGTTAAAAATTGTTCCTTTGCTGGTAATTGTATCATTGATTCAAGTTATAG taaattcAAGTGCCACTGCTTTAATGAATTCAGCGGGAAAGATTGTTCATACGGGCCTCTTTGTATTagtcaaaataataaagatataAATCATCGAAGCTCAATTTGCTACAATGGAGGTACCTGTAGTCATATTGGAGctgaatatataaaatgtcatTGTAGGCCTGGTTATACCGGTGATTATTGTGAAATACCAATAATTCCTAATGATAATCAACAAATGACAGCAATAATTAACTCGAATGaag AATGTCAGGAAGGTACCCCGAGATGTATTTTCCAATGTctgtatattgaaaaaaaccaAGAAAATAATCGACCCTGTAATAATTGCAAACGGCAACAACAATCAACATCTGCTATTTATAgta atAGGGCGAGATatgaatttcgaataaaattagCAAACACTAGCTCCTTAATTCGGAGTACTTCGGTATTGTCACAGACTATAAGTACCCTTGAAAGCTTGCTGAAGAaacaa CTTACTAAGTATTTGAAGAATAATGCAGACATAACTATTATAGAGGACTTGAAAGTACAGAGCGTTAC acCATCGGGTGAAGtgttatttatgttttttggaatttcgaCGGAGGGTGATAAAATTCGTGATGCATTGAACCGCCTTGTTCAAAGAAGACGACTAAATGACTTTGTTTTAGAATCAACTCATTTGACATTTAAACAGAAACCATCTCTTCAAATAAAG TcacttgaaataattaataatcctAAAAATACCAATAAAGTTCGTCTAGGAGATGAATTGTATTTGAAATGCGTTGTTCAAGGAAGctctgaaattaattttttatggtatAAGGATGATATTTTAGTGAATGTTAGCAAATCCATCAG AGCTATAGAGATCCAACAAGAGATAAACGATGAAACGTACACTTTTACTTTAGTAATCCCCAAAGCAACCCTTCTTGATGCTGGGTATTACACCTGTCAAGCAATTGACAGTGGACTTGAGCAATGCAAAAGTATTTACATAAATGTCAAAGACGGACCCCCTCATGTGAAAATTCTTCCTATGAGCGCTACTATAGATAAAGGTAACAGCATTCAGCTCATGTGTATAACATCTCCGAACAAAGAAAGTTTGGACATAGGATTTGGTTGGACTAAAAATCGCGCGCTGCTAAAACTTGAGCCCGGACATCAAGTATGGGAGGATCTTTACCCGGCTGGAAGTATTCTTAAAATCATGAATGCTCAG AAATCGGCAATATATACTTGTAATGTTGCTCATCGTTCAATGTCTGTCCGAGTGGATGTTATCAATCGGACACTTGTTCCAATATGTAGAAAAGAAAGTACCTGGGGAATGCGCTGGCCAGATACTGGACCCGGTTCAACAGCTCTTTTAGAGTGTCCCCGACAATTTACAGGCGACAAAGTATCGAGAATATGTGCGATGAAAGATGCTACTACCCCAATGTGGCAGATTCCAGATTTTTCTGAATGCTTATATCAACCTCTCATTTATCCGTACACAAAG TTTCGTAGCTTGACTCTCGGTTATCAGAACACTACCACTCACGATACCATTATTGGTATATGGGAAATTTTAAGTTCACGCGAATTATCTCTGTATCCTGGAGAAGCTGACGGCATAATAGATATTTTGGCTGAAATTGAACAATACGCCGTTAATAAAAAGCAAATTAACAGTGGACATGATTCAGCAAAAGTGTTTATGCAAATAATAAACCGAATACTtgctgatgaaaattcgattctTCGACGTCAGTTACTCATGCAGCAACTTGTTCAGCGAACTGTAGAATATTGGGGGAAAAACACAACCCAGCAACAACATCTAGCCTTACCATCGTTGATAATAGATATTCAGCCGTTCTATGTCGTTACCGTTTTTTCATCTTTAATTACTGAAACAAAGTTCTTGTTACAAATTCCTACTGATGATTTTAC ATATCCATATTGGTATAatgataaagtagaaattagACTTATAAAACAAGGACGGAGACGAGGAGAAGAgtctaaattatttactaacgGGACGTCATTACTAAACGGGGCAATTAttctttataaaaacattacaAGTTTTTTACCGACTGCTTATGTTAAGGAATTAGA gGATGGTACTGATCTCGagtatcattttaattcacgTGTTATAACTGTCGCGATTGTTGAACAAGAATCTCTAAataaaaagcaaaaaattgatttatcgacATCAAAAATGGAAATCGTGCTTACAATGGGTCACTTACATCAAAATCAATCACTATTGAAACGATGGAACGTATCTTGTGGTGTCGAGGATTTGTCTACTGGTTCCTGGGATTTTGAATCTTGCATTACACTGATAGCTGGTAATAATCAGGGAGGAACACAGTGCATATGTTCACGCCCAGGAACATTTGCAGTTTTTCTTACAACGCATGCAATTAAG GTGGTTGATGCAAAAAGTAAGCCATCAACGTTCATAGTATTGCTGGGATGTAGTAGTTGCTTGCTCCAGTGTACTATGTCTTCAGTTATTTTGGGTATTATACTGTGGAAACGGCCAACAtggttgaattttttgaaattacaaaCTTCTAGTGCACTTATTGGAGCAATGTCAATTTTTGTGTATGCAACATGCAATATTGTACCAGAA atagACTATGCAAGAACTGCTGTAACTTTAGAAGCATTTTTGCTGATAGGAATGGCAGCACCTATATCACAAGCTCTGATTGTCTATGCAGACATAACTTATAGTCGTCGTCGACGTTTAAGTCGACATTTTCAGCCAACAGTTATTGGAGTAATTACGGGTTTACCAATTTTATGTATCTTGACAACAGAGCTAACTCACAACACTAGTACTGGCAGAAGACATGAATCTTGGTGGTTGATTTTTGGCGGTGGAGTATATAGTATATTTGTCAGTTGTGTCGCTACAATGCTTCTGATATTTATGTTACTTTACACTGGAGTTTTACACCGAGCTCATGCGTTCActgaaaatgttgaaaatcTAAGTGGCGATGGTGGAATTGTCgtcgtgaaaaataaatttcttcagCAAAGAGTTAGAATAATTAATCACGCCGCTATAATAATATGTAATCTTATTCTTGTCGAGGTAGCTTCTATgttttacataaattacacGTCAGAATTTTATCACTATCTATTTGCATCGGTCTCAGCTTATTTT ggttttggaatattaattttaaatatcggAAGCCCTGAGATCGAATTGATAGCTCcgatttttcaacaaattataGGACggaaaaatgttgaaaaagaTATGACCACTACGACAACAATGATTACTTTTTCAGATCCCGCTAaag tgaaTAGTAAAATACCTGTCGAAAGTGCCGAAAGTATACCACCGGCGTCATCATCTTCTGCAACAGCGAGTGTCTTTCGTTTGCCACCGAGCTCATACATAAGAACACGTGGTGTAGTAGCAACAGCAACAGCTGGtagtaataaacaaatttccagtgaaataaataataaacagtttttaaataattcatctcTTCCTCCTTGTTCATCAAATCGCCGTGATATATTTCTTCCTGAAATTCGTATTAATTATTCAGATAACATAAACCTTGAAACATACAGTACAAGTCCTCGTAAATATCAAGAATCTATTACaaatacatttaataataacaatatttcatCATCAATGCCATCGCCATCGCCACCGCCACCACCAGAATTTTATCATACTTTGGATAAAAATACTACGACATTTAATTGTGATCAATTAGGTACTGCGGGCGGAAGTATTGATCGTCGTCGAAGTAATGCTCAGCAAGTAGATTATTCTTCAGAGTGCATTCCTAAAGTTTTGTGCAATGCGGatattgaatcaagaataaaTGTAACAATGATTATGCCAGATGTAACTTTAGCAGCTGCAACATCAACATCTTCCTCTGTTGACAATGTAGTTGAAGAAAAATGTCTTGATGATTATACAATTAATGTTATTCCAGATATCGCTAGTACAAGtgaacaacaacaacaacaacagcaacacaAATGTATACGATCTAATAGTATTAAAGAAGAAGAAAATCCTGAAATTACAATTACTGATTGTGATAATACAACATCAAATACTATTACAGGAGCGGGTATGCTTGATCGTATATCACATGATctggattatttattaaatcgatGA
- the LOC130668928 gene encoding uncharacterized protein LOC130668928 isoform X2 translates to MLRKISNKCNIIYLFLLLVIFFIGVSNGGGNNDDDINRNKETVKSRNCGGYFTSLRGIISTPNFPRAFSVPIKCHWVIDATEIQLASSNIDNITIAVYLTQLYVYKGLRITEYAYYESPESTNFGATVLKDVTESNVFEDNLLKTNRPFVVIEFELERLEGNHVRVLHNLLDVYGFNLTYEITTPEAININSCSVKNCSFAGNCIIDSSYSKFKCHCFNEFSGKDCSYGPLCISQNNKDINHRSSICYNGGTCSHIGAEYIKCHCRPGYTGDYCEIPIIPNDNQQMTAIINSNEECQEGTPRCIFQCLYIEKNQENNRPCNNCKRQQQSTSAIYNRARYEFRIKLANTSSLIRSTSVLSQTISTLESLLKKQLTKYLKNNADITIIEDLKVQSVTPSGEVLFMFFGISTEGDKIRDALNRLVQRRRLNDFVLESTHLTFKQKPSLQIKSLEIINNPKNTNKVRLGDELYLKCVVQGSSEINFLWYKDDILVNVSKSIRAIEIQQEINDETYTFTLVIPKATLLDAGYYTCQAIDSGLEQCKSIYINVKDGPPHVKILPMSATIDKGNSIQLMCITSPNKESLDIGFGWTKNRALLKLEPGHQVWEDLYPAGSILKIMNAQKSAIYTCNVAHRSMSVRVDVINRTLVPICRKESTWGMRWPDTGPGSTALLECPRQFTGDKVSRICAMKDATTPMWQIPDFSECLYQPLIYPYTKFRSLTLGYQNTTTHDTIIGIWEILSSRELSLYPGEADGIIDILAEIEQYAVNKKQINSGHDSAKVFMQIINRILADENSILRRQLLMQQLVQRTVEYWGKNTTQQQHLALPSLIIDIQPFYVVTVFSSLITETKFLLQIPTDDFTYPYWYNDKVEIRLIKQGRRRGEESKLFTNGTSLLNGAIILYKNITSFLPTAYVKELEDGTDLEYHFNSRVITVAIVEQESLNKKQKIDLSTSKMEIVLTMGHLHQNQSLLKRWNVSCGVEDLSTGSWDFESCITLIAGNNQGGTQCICSRPGTFAVFLTTHAIKVVDAKSKPSTFIVLLGCSSCLLQCTMSSVILGIILWKRPTWLNFLKLQTSSALIGAMSIFVYATCNIVPEIDYARTAVTLEAFLLIGMAAPISQALIVYADITYSRRRRLSRHFQPTVIGVITGLPILCILTTELTHNTSTGRRHESWWLIFGGGVYSIFVSCVATMLLIFMLLYTGVLHRAHAFTENVENLSGDGGIVVVKNKFLQQRVRIINHAAIIICNLILVEVASMFYINYTSEFYHYLFASVSAYFGFGILILNIGSPEIELIAPIFQQIIGRKNVEKDMTTTTTMITFSDPAKVNSKIPVESAESIPPASSSSATASVFRLPPSSYIRTRGVVATATAGSNKQISSEINNKQFLNNSSLPPCSSNRRDIFLPEIRINYSDNINLETYSTSPRKYQESITNTFNNNNISSSMPSPSPPPPPEFYHTLDKNTTTFNCDQLGTAGGSIDRRRSNAQQVDYSSECIPKVLCNADIESRINVTMIMPDVTLAAATSTSSSVDNVVEEKCLDDYTINVIPDIASTSEQQQQQQQHKCIRSNSIKEEENPEITITDCDNTTSNTITGAGMLDRISHDLDYLLNR, encoded by the exons atgttgAGAAAGATATctaataaatgtaatattatttatttatttttattattagttattttttttattggtgtAAGTAATGGTGGAGGTAACAATGATGATGatataaatcgaaataaaGAGACTGTAAAATCACGAAACTGTGGTGGTTACTTTACGTCTTTACGAGGAATAATTAGTACACCAAATTTTCCCAGAGCATTTAGTGTTCCAATAAAGTGTCATTGGGTGATTGATGCCACAGAAATACAATTGGCTAGCAGTAACATTGATAACATTACTATTGCTGTTTATCTAACTCAACTGTATGTATACAAAGGTCTCAGGATCACAGAGTATGCATACTATGAGTCCCCGGAGAGTACTAATTTTGGAGCAACAGTCTTAAAGGATGTCACTGAAAGTAATGTTTTTGaggataatttattgaaaacaaaCAGACCGTTTGTTGTTATTGAATTTGAGCTTGAAAGACTCGAGGGTAATCATGTTCGGGTTCTTCATAATTTGTTGGATGTATATGGATTTAATCTAACGTATGAAATAACTACTCCAGaagcaataaatataaattcatgttCTGTTAAAAATTGTTCCTTTGCTGGTAATTGTATCATTGATTCAAGTTATAG taaattcAAGTGCCACTGCTTTAATGAATTCAGCGGGAAAGATTGTTCATACGGGCCTCTTTGTATTagtcaaaataataaagatataAATCATCGAAGCTCAATTTGCTACAATGGAGGTACCTGTAGTCATATTGGAGctgaatatataaaatgtcatTGTAGGCCTGGTTATACCGGTGATTATTGTGAAATACCAATAATTCCTAATGATAATCAACAAATGACAGCAATAATTAACTCGAATGaag AATGTCAGGAAGGTACCCCGAGATGTATTTTCCAATGTctgtatattgaaaaaaaccaAGAAAATAATCGACCCTGTAATAATTGCAAACGGCAACAACAATCAACATCTGCTATTTATA atAGGGCGAGATatgaatttcgaataaaattagCAAACACTAGCTCCTTAATTCGGAGTACTTCGGTATTGTCACAGACTATAAGTACCCTTGAAAGCTTGCTGAAGAaacaa CTTACTAAGTATTTGAAGAATAATGCAGACATAACTATTATAGAGGACTTGAAAGTACAGAGCGTTAC acCATCGGGTGAAGtgttatttatgttttttggaatttcgaCGGAGGGTGATAAAATTCGTGATGCATTGAACCGCCTTGTTCAAAGAAGACGACTAAATGACTTTGTTTTAGAATCAACTCATTTGACATTTAAACAGAAACCATCTCTTCAAATAAAG TcacttgaaataattaataatcctAAAAATACCAATAAAGTTCGTCTAGGAGATGAATTGTATTTGAAATGCGTTGTTCAAGGAAGctctgaaattaattttttatggtatAAGGATGATATTTTAGTGAATGTTAGCAAATCCATCAG AGCTATAGAGATCCAACAAGAGATAAACGATGAAACGTACACTTTTACTTTAGTAATCCCCAAAGCAACCCTTCTTGATGCTGGGTATTACACCTGTCAAGCAATTGACAGTGGACTTGAGCAATGCAAAAGTATTTACATAAATGTCAAAGACGGACCCCCTCATGTGAAAATTCTTCCTATGAGCGCTACTATAGATAAAGGTAACAGCATTCAGCTCATGTGTATAACATCTCCGAACAAAGAAAGTTTGGACATAGGATTTGGTTGGACTAAAAATCGCGCGCTGCTAAAACTTGAGCCCGGACATCAAGTATGGGAGGATCTTTACCCGGCTGGAAGTATTCTTAAAATCATGAATGCTCAG AAATCGGCAATATATACTTGTAATGTTGCTCATCGTTCAATGTCTGTCCGAGTGGATGTTATCAATCGGACACTTGTTCCAATATGTAGAAAAGAAAGTACCTGGGGAATGCGCTGGCCAGATACTGGACCCGGTTCAACAGCTCTTTTAGAGTGTCCCCGACAATTTACAGGCGACAAAGTATCGAGAATATGTGCGATGAAAGATGCTACTACCCCAATGTGGCAGATTCCAGATTTTTCTGAATGCTTATATCAACCTCTCATTTATCCGTACACAAAG TTTCGTAGCTTGACTCTCGGTTATCAGAACACTACCACTCACGATACCATTATTGGTATATGGGAAATTTTAAGTTCACGCGAATTATCTCTGTATCCTGGAGAAGCTGACGGCATAATAGATATTTTGGCTGAAATTGAACAATACGCCGTTAATAAAAAGCAAATTAACAGTGGACATGATTCAGCAAAAGTGTTTATGCAAATAATAAACCGAATACTtgctgatgaaaattcgattctTCGACGTCAGTTACTCATGCAGCAACTTGTTCAGCGAACTGTAGAATATTGGGGGAAAAACACAACCCAGCAACAACATCTAGCCTTACCATCGTTGATAATAGATATTCAGCCGTTCTATGTCGTTACCGTTTTTTCATCTTTAATTACTGAAACAAAGTTCTTGTTACAAATTCCTACTGATGATTTTAC ATATCCATATTGGTATAatgataaagtagaaattagACTTATAAAACAAGGACGGAGACGAGGAGAAGAgtctaaattatttactaacgGGACGTCATTACTAAACGGGGCAATTAttctttataaaaacattacaAGTTTTTTACCGACTGCTTATGTTAAGGAATTAGA gGATGGTACTGATCTCGagtatcattttaattcacgTGTTATAACTGTCGCGATTGTTGAACAAGAATCTCTAAataaaaagcaaaaaattgatttatcgacATCAAAAATGGAAATCGTGCTTACAATGGGTCACTTACATCAAAATCAATCACTATTGAAACGATGGAACGTATCTTGTGGTGTCGAGGATTTGTCTACTGGTTCCTGGGATTTTGAATCTTGCATTACACTGATAGCTGGTAATAATCAGGGAGGAACACAGTGCATATGTTCACGCCCAGGAACATTTGCAGTTTTTCTTACAACGCATGCAATTAAG GTGGTTGATGCAAAAAGTAAGCCATCAACGTTCATAGTATTGCTGGGATGTAGTAGTTGCTTGCTCCAGTGTACTATGTCTTCAGTTATTTTGGGTATTATACTGTGGAAACGGCCAACAtggttgaattttttgaaattacaaaCTTCTAGTGCACTTATTGGAGCAATGTCAATTTTTGTGTATGCAACATGCAATATTGTACCAGAA atagACTATGCAAGAACTGCTGTAACTTTAGAAGCATTTTTGCTGATAGGAATGGCAGCACCTATATCACAAGCTCTGATTGTCTATGCAGACATAACTTATAGTCGTCGTCGACGTTTAAGTCGACATTTTCAGCCAACAGTTATTGGAGTAATTACGGGTTTACCAATTTTATGTATCTTGACAACAGAGCTAACTCACAACACTAGTACTGGCAGAAGACATGAATCTTGGTGGTTGATTTTTGGCGGTGGAGTATATAGTATATTTGTCAGTTGTGTCGCTACAATGCTTCTGATATTTATGTTACTTTACACTGGAGTTTTACACCGAGCTCATGCGTTCActgaaaatgttgaaaatcTAAGTGGCGATGGTGGAATTGTCgtcgtgaaaaataaatttcttcagCAAAGAGTTAGAATAATTAATCACGCCGCTATAATAATATGTAATCTTATTCTTGTCGAGGTAGCTTCTATgttttacataaattacacGTCAGAATTTTATCACTATCTATTTGCATCGGTCTCAGCTTATTTT ggttttggaatattaattttaaatatcggAAGCCCTGAGATCGAATTGATAGCTCcgatttttcaacaaattataGGACggaaaaatgttgaaaaagaTATGACCACTACGACAACAATGATTACTTTTTCAGATCCCGCTAaag tgaaTAGTAAAATACCTGTCGAAAGTGCCGAAAGTATACCACCGGCGTCATCATCTTCTGCAACAGCGAGTGTCTTTCGTTTGCCACCGAGCTCATACATAAGAACACGTGGTGTAGTAGCAACAGCAACAGCTGGtagtaataaacaaatttccagtgaaataaataataaacagtttttaaataattcatctcTTCCTCCTTGTTCATCAAATCGCCGTGATATATTTCTTCCTGAAATTCGTATTAATTATTCAGATAACATAAACCTTGAAACATACAGTACAAGTCCTCGTAAATATCAAGAATCTATTACaaatacatttaataataacaatatttcatCATCAATGCCATCGCCATCGCCACCGCCACCACCAGAATTTTATCATACTTTGGATAAAAATACTACGACATTTAATTGTGATCAATTAGGTACTGCGGGCGGAAGTATTGATCGTCGTCGAAGTAATGCTCAGCAAGTAGATTATTCTTCAGAGTGCATTCCTAAAGTTTTGTGCAATGCGGatattgaatcaagaataaaTGTAACAATGATTATGCCAGATGTAACTTTAGCAGCTGCAACATCAACATCTTCCTCTGTTGACAATGTAGTTGAAGAAAAATGTCTTGATGATTATACAATTAATGTTATTCCAGATATCGCTAGTACAAGtgaacaacaacaacaacaacagcaacacaAATGTATACGATCTAATAGTATTAAAGAAGAAGAAAATCCTGAAATTACAATTACTGATTGTGATAATACAACATCAAATACTATTACAGGAGCGGGTATGCTTGATCGTATATCACATGATctggattatttattaaatcgatGA